One window from the genome of Variovorax sp. PAMC26660 encodes:
- a CDS encoding sigma-70 family RNA polymerase sigma factor: protein MPVFERYYRELLSFLSRKVSDRATAADLAQESYVRVYEAQRTGSVVRDPRALLYRTARNLVTDHHRRTGVRAGFDGAGPQEDAVELDDCIGPSTFEPDTILSSGQGLAAMVATIDRLPPRCREAFVLYKFDGLSYAEVAERMGISVRTVEMQLRIAMDACWACLDQVNGTGR from the coding sequence GTGCCTGTGTTCGAACGCTATTACCGCGAACTGCTGAGCTTTCTCTCCCGAAAGGTGTCCGACCGCGCCACTGCGGCCGACCTGGCGCAGGAGAGCTACGTGCGCGTGTACGAGGCGCAGCGCACCGGCAGCGTGGTGCGCGATCCGCGTGCGCTGCTCTATCGCACGGCCCGCAACCTGGTCACGGATCACCATCGCCGCACCGGCGTGCGCGCCGGCTTCGACGGGGCCGGCCCCCAAGAGGACGCGGTTGAACTCGACGACTGCATCGGCCCCTCGACCTTCGAGCCAGACACCATCCTGTCTTCCGGGCAGGGGCTGGCGGCCATGGTTGCGACCATCGACCGGCTGCCGCCGCGATGCCGCGAAGCCTTCGTGCTCTACAAGTTCGACGGGCTTTCCTATGCCGAAGTCGCCGAGCGCATGGGCATTTCGGTCCGCACGGTCGAGATGCAACTGCGGATTGCCATGGATGCATGCTGGGCGTGCCTGGACCAGGTGAACGGCACCGGGCGATGA